The proteins below come from a single Oscillospiraceae bacterium genomic window:
- the nadD gene encoding nicotinate (nicotinamide) nucleotide adenylyltransferase produces MKIMLYGGTFDPPHNGHINNLRAALALVRPDRAIVMPAGTPPHKQASTTPAALRLQMCACFTALSPVVEVSDWEIRRGGRSYTVHTLEWLRSCDPAAELYLCVGSDMLLTFTQWYRWQDMLSMAALVVESRTGTDEAALHAAAAALEQAGGRVLFAEAESYPCASSDIRSGKLPPEKWPEVLPQEALAVIRQNRLYGSL; encoded by the coding sequence ATGAAAATCATGCTCTACGGCGGGACCTTTGACCCGCCCCACAACGGCCATATAAACAACCTGCGCGCGGCGCTGGCGCTGGTGCGGCCGGACCGCGCCATCGTCATGCCGGCCGGCACGCCGCCCCACAAGCAGGCCAGCACCACCCCGGCGGCGCTGCGTCTGCAAATGTGTGCCTGCTTTACGGCGCTTTCCCCCGTGGTGGAGGTCAGCGACTGGGAGATACGCCGGGGTGGGCGCAGCTACACCGTACACACGCTGGAATGGCTGCGCAGCTGCGACCCGGCGGCGGAGCTGTACCTTTGTGTCGGCAGCGATATGCTGCTGACCTTTACCCAGTGGTACCGCTGGCAGGATATGCTCAGCATGGCAGCCCTTGTGGTGGAAAGCCGCACCGGCACCGATGAAGCCGCCCTGCACGCCGCCGCAGCAGCGCTGGAGCAGGCCGGCGGCCGCGTCCTGTTTGCCGAGGCCGAGAGCTACCCCTGCGCATCCAGCGACATCCGCAGCGGAAAGCTCCCGCCGGAAAAGTGGCCGGAGGTCCTGCCGCAGGAGGCGCTGGCGGTTATCCGCCAAAACCGGCTTTACGGCAGCTTGTAG
- the rsfS gene encoding ribosome silencing factor, producing MESKELAIRLARALDAKKAVNVHILAVEDLTTVTEYFVIATGMSTTHVGALADEAEFQLDREGVKVLRTEGHDGKRWVLLDYGSVIVHVFTQEAHDYYDLEHLWADAKPVPASEWMADESADEQ from the coding sequence ATGGAAAGCAAAGAACTTGCCATTCGTCTGGCCCGTGCGCTGGACGCCAAGAAGGCCGTCAACGTCCATATTTTGGCGGTTGAGGACCTGACCACCGTTACGGAATATTTTGTCATTGCCACCGGTATGTCTACCACCCATGTCGGCGCTCTGGCCGATGAGGCCGAGTTCCAGCTGGACCGCGAGGGCGTCAAGGTCCTGCGCACCGAGGGGCACGATGGCAAGCGCTGGGTGCTGCTGGACTACGGCAGCGTCATCGTCCATGTCTTTACCCAAGAGGCCCACGACTACTACGATCTGGAGCATCTCTGGGCCGACGCCAAGCCCGTGCCCGCCAGTGAGTGGATGGCGGACGAAAGTGCGGACGAGCAGTAA
- a CDS encoding LCP family protein, whose translation MSEPRKLYTGSASGGLDQEQYEAARRRAQQLAEQNARRRTVQQPMRTAQGRHISQRPAAQPAPQPVQEPVQEPVQQPAPQPEAPRELTYAQRQAMAYRAAAERKYGDTLQFQVQRPRRTVNRPADAEQQARQAANRLYEQPADRKPAAAPRTQVRQMDLNGVQGSKPMYNYDAAAGGIQMEEAAAQPRRAPHTEAPQVARKPKTAAGGSGGGHKPPRSHDAAEAPRKGKTGGKKSGKKGGDGKGGKKKKRIRWWQILLITLLVIALIFGGAFALIMGAITPEGGNIKLNQLINTPKEFQGKEFNVLVTGVDRSSTGALAAGSANDSNVNDGMTDMILYVHFNNETGEMKMLQIPRDTMVTTDTSVSGNYRINGVAKTQGSDSNNNMAALCELVADQYQIPIDGFITIRLEMLTELVDLFGGVEIYVPMEMGYEGSHLNQGYQTLKGDACEFLLRARHVYPNGDIGRLNMQRQFYAALFRKLKSIGNIWDVAKLTPAVLNYMETNLSASDLISFAISMLKIDSSKIMICQMPVISGPKYNKQDLLYPARQADADLLNQYFRENTGPVDASALNLCDNAVDVSGYAATDPNIQWMGSLMSEADQAQKDENLDGSNQVTDVMASESAAESESESTEAESQPAA comes from the coding sequence ATGAGCGAACCGCGTAAGCTGTATACCGGCAGTGCCTCCGGCGGGCTGGATCAGGAGCAGTATGAGGCTGCCCGCCGCCGCGCCCAGCAGTTGGCCGAACAGAACGCCCGCCGCCGCACGGTGCAGCAGCCGATGCGCACGGCCCAGGGCCGCCACATCAGTCAGCGCCCGGCGGCCCAGCCTGCACCGCAACCGGTGCAGGAACCCGTACAGGAGCCGGTACAGCAGCCTGCCCCCCAGCCGGAGGCCCCGCGTGAGCTGACCTATGCCCAGCGTCAGGCCATGGCCTACCGCGCTGCGGCTGAGCGCAAATACGGCGATACCCTGCAGTTTCAGGTGCAGCGCCCCCGCCGCACGGTCAACCGCCCGGCCGATGCCGAGCAGCAGGCCCGGCAGGCCGCTAACCGCCTGTATGAGCAGCCCGCAGACCGGAAGCCCGCCGCCGCGCCCCGCACGCAGGTGCGCCAGATGGACCTGAACGGGGTACAGGGCAGCAAGCCGATGTACAACTACGATGCAGCCGCAGGCGGCATCCAGATGGAGGAGGCTGCCGCGCAGCCCCGCCGCGCCCCGCACACCGAGGCCCCGCAGGTGGCCCGCAAGCCCAAGACCGCCGCAGGCGGCAGCGGCGGCGGCCATAAGCCCCCGCGCAGCCATGACGCAGCCGAAGCCCCGCGCAAGGGTAAGACCGGCGGCAAAAAGAGCGGCAAAAAAGGCGGCGATGGAAAGGGCGGCAAGAAAAAGAAGCGGATCCGCTGGTGGCAGATCCTGCTCATCACGCTGCTGGTCATCGCGCTGATCTTCGGCGGCGCGTTCGCCCTCATCATGGGGGCCATCACCCCGGAGGGCGGCAACATCAAGCTTAATCAGCTCATCAACACCCCCAAGGAGTTCCAGGGCAAGGAATTCAATGTTCTTGTCACCGGCGTTGACCGCTCAAGCACCGGGGCGCTGGCCGCAGGCTCGGCCAATGACTCCAATGTCAATGACGGCATGACCGATATGATCCTCTATGTCCATTTCAACAATGAGACAGGCGAGATGAAGATGCTGCAGATCCCCCGCGACACAATGGTCACGACCGACACAAGTGTCTCGGGCAACTACCGCATCAACGGCGTGGCCAAGACGCAGGGCAGCGATAGCAACAACAATATGGCCGCCCTCTGTGAGCTGGTGGCCGACCAGTACCAGATCCCGATCGACGGCTTTATCACGATCCGCCTTGAAATGCTGACCGAGCTGGTCGATCTGTTCGGCGGCGTGGAGATCTATGTCCCGATGGAGATGGGCTATGAAGGCAGCCATCTGAATCAGGGCTACCAGACGCTCAAGGGCGATGCCTGCGAGTTCCTGCTGCGCGCACGCCATGTCTACCCGAACGGCGACATCGGCCGCCTGAACATGCAGCGCCAGTTCTATGCCGCACTGTTCCGCAAGCTCAAGAGCATCGGCAACATTTGGGATGTGGCCAAGCTGACCCCCGCTGTGCTGAATTATATGGAGACGAACCTCAGCGCGTCTGACCTTATCAGCTTTGCCATCAGTATGCTGAAAATTGATTCCAGCAAGATCATGATCTGCCAGATGCCGGTCATCAGCGGTCCTAAGTACAACAAGCAGGATCTGCTCTACCCGGCGCGTCAGGCGGACGCGGATCTGCTGAACCAGTATTTCCGCGAGAATACCGGCCCCGTGGACGCCAGCGCCTTGAACCTGTGCGACAATGCCGTGGATGTCTCCGGCTATGCGGCCACCGACCCGAACATCCAGTGGATGGGCAGCCTGATGTCGGAGGCCGACCAGGCGCAGAAGGACGAGAATCTGGACGGCTCGAATCAGGTCACGGATGTCATGGCGTCCGAGTCCGCCGCTGAAAGCGAAAGCGAGAGCACCGAGGCCGAAAGCCAGCCCGCAGCGTAA
- the yqeK gene encoding bis(5'-nucleosyl)-tetraphosphatase (symmetrical) YqeK produces the protein MDYAEAKKLVKSRLSEKRWTHTKNVKKMAVKLAKRWGADPEKAAMAAILHDSAKELPKQELLQIFADNAIIAENAPARPAPVWHGIAAAILAQTCWGIEDPEILSAIRCHTTGKPDMSLQDKILYLADMTSAERDWPGVETLRALEMEDLDRALCEALKQSIDFVEEKGGALDPESVAAYEYAKAHLK, from the coding sequence ATGGATTACGCCGAAGCCAAGAAGCTTGTGAAGTCCAGATTGAGTGAAAAGCGCTGGACGCACACGAAAAATGTAAAAAAAATGGCGGTAAAGCTTGCCAAGCGCTGGGGGGCAGACCCGGAAAAGGCCGCTATGGCGGCAATTTTGCATGATTCCGCCAAGGAACTGCCCAAGCAGGAGTTGTTGCAGATTTTTGCCGATAATGCTATAATAGCAGAAAATGCCCCCGCACGCCCTGCGCCGGTATGGCACGGCATCGCCGCAGCGATCCTTGCCCAGACCTGCTGGGGCATCGAGGACCCGGAAATTTTGTCCGCAATCCGCTGCCATACCACCGGCAAGCCGGATATGTCGCTGCAGGACAAGATCCTTTATCTGGCCGATATGACCAGCGCTGAGCGCGACTGGCCCGGCGTAGAGACGCTGCGTGCGCTGGAGATGGAGGACCTTGACCGTGCCCTGTGCGAGGCCCTGAAGCAGAGCATTGATTTTGTCGAAGAAAAGGGCGGCGCGCTGGACCCTGAGAGCGTGGCTGCCTATGAGTATGCAAAAGCACATCTGAAGTAA